In Acidovorax sp. 106, the following proteins share a genomic window:
- a CDS encoding glutathione S-transferase family protein has translation MSTSALSLISHPLCPFVQRAAIVLLEKGIPFTRIDVDLSEKPAWFLAMSPTSKVPLLKIHGNDGTHKVLFESMAICEYLEETQAGTPLHPSDPLVRAQHRAWIEFGSATLADAWGYLNAKDFTAASMKAVAFRDKLDRLEDALGTGPYFGGDQFSMVDAVFAPVFRYFEGLAPDKNSALFEGMPKIGAWRYSLAARPSVIAAAPSDYAALFHAHLQRYDSWLAP, from the coding sequence ATGTCAACCTCTGCACTCAGCCTCATCAGCCACCCTCTCTGCCCATTCGTACAGCGCGCCGCTATCGTGCTGCTGGAGAAGGGCATTCCCTTCACCAGGATTGACGTGGACCTTTCGGAAAAGCCTGCTTGGTTCCTGGCGATGTCTCCGACCAGCAAAGTGCCTTTGCTCAAAATCCATGGCAACGACGGTACGCACAAGGTGTTGTTCGAAAGCATGGCCATCTGCGAGTATCTGGAAGAGACACAGGCCGGGACACCGCTGCACCCCAGCGACCCACTGGTACGCGCGCAACACCGTGCCTGGATCGAGTTTGGATCGGCGACTCTGGCCGATGCCTGGGGCTATTTGAATGCCAAGGATTTCACCGCTGCCAGCATGAAAGCCGTGGCTTTCAGGGACAAGCTTGACCGTCTGGAAGACGCACTCGGTACTGGCCCTTACTTTGGAGGAGACCAGTTCAGCATGGTCGATGCCGTGTTCGCTCCCGTATTTCGCTATTTTGAGGGGCTGGCGCCTGACAAAAATTCAGCGCTCTTTGAGGGAATGCCGAAGATAGGTGCTTGGCGCTACAGCCTCGCAGCGCGGCCCAGTGTGATCGCCGCGGCACCTTCAGACTATGCAGCGCTTTTTCACGCCCACTTGCAGCGATACGATTCTTGGCTGGCACCGTAA
- a CDS encoding glutathione S-transferase family protein — MLHLHHCISARSFRPLWMLEELQLPYQLHMLPFPPRAKARWFLEENPLGTVPLMVQGETPNEVRMTESAAMCQYLAATHSDAGLDVVPTHPAYGAYLNWLHMSDATLTFPQTLVLRYGRFEPAERKQPQVVEDYSRWFLARLRAVEATVAHSDYLCAGRFTAADVAVGYALLLAQHLGLVEQCGPATQAYWQRLQARPGYQRAMAAQTRAAEEQDVPTTPAPDTRP, encoded by the coding sequence ATGCTCCATCTCCACCACTGCATCAGCGCCCGCTCCTTCCGCCCCCTGTGGATGCTCGAAGAGCTGCAACTGCCCTACCAGCTCCACATGCTGCCCTTCCCGCCGCGCGCCAAGGCCCGGTGGTTTCTGGAAGAGAACCCATTGGGCACGGTACCGCTGATGGTGCAGGGTGAGACGCCGAATGAGGTGCGCATGACCGAATCCGCAGCCATGTGCCAGTACCTCGCCGCCACGCACTCCGATGCAGGGCTGGATGTGGTGCCCACGCACCCGGCGTATGGGGCTTACCTGAACTGGCTGCACATGAGCGATGCCACGCTGACCTTTCCGCAGACGCTGGTGCTGCGCTATGGGCGCTTTGAGCCTGCAGAGCGCAAGCAGCCGCAGGTGGTGGAGGACTACAGCCGCTGGTTTCTGGCCCGGCTGCGGGCGGTGGAAGCTACCGTGGCGCACAGCGACTACCTGTGTGCGGGCCGCTTCACGGCGGCCGATGTGGCGGTGGGGTATGCGCTGCTGTTGGCGCAGCACCTGGGGCTGGTGGAGCAGTGTGGCCCGGCCACGCAGGCCTATTGGCAGCGGCTGCAGGCGCGGCCTGGCTACCAGCGGGCCATGGCTGCGCAAACGCGTGCGGCAGAAGAACAAGACGTGCCAACCACCCCGGCCCCCGACACACGGCCTTGA
- a CDS encoding patatin-like phospholipase family protein: MLKHKPLTLPLHALRRGLALTLARCALVAGLGLLTACSSVRPWINEPMPVEDQSVPPRKSERDPSILVAVTLSGGGARAAAFGFGVLTEMQQTRFDWNGEPTTLLDATDVVSGVSGGSIVAAYFAAHGIEGLPRFEQDFLRQNFQNSLITQALRPGNLIDLTSPWLGRTHLLARRLDELYEGRTFGDVEKRPRHPQLFITATDMSLGTGFEFTWEQFALICSDLRKVPLSFAVAASSAVPLLLSPVTLRNYADQCPERQRTTTVAAERAAANDYRARLYRAHELSYQDAERRPYIHLVDGGLADNLGVQRLLDRAMAVGGLRETFSEVGIPPRSIRKLVLITVNAERDPSYHIDAQDNVPNIAQVVDTLLFGAGSRSTRETQEFLRDITQRWRKSLAEGARGGFDAFADDAEVHVIPVNLRDAPDAVARRRLLQVPTAFSIAPDEVTGLIEAGGSVLRHSPEFQALVRSLKGAAAPPAPPAPPARLQAQD, encoded by the coding sequence ATGTTGAAGCACAAACCCCTCACTCTCCCGCTCCATGCCCTGCGCCGGGGCCTGGCCCTGACCTTGGCCCGGTGTGCCTTGGTGGCTGGCCTGGGGCTTTTGACCGCGTGCTCGTCGGTGCGCCCCTGGATCAACGAGCCCATGCCGGTGGAAGACCAAAGCGTGCCCCCGCGCAAGTCCGAGCGCGACCCCTCCATCCTGGTGGCCGTGACCTTGTCGGGCGGCGGCGCGCGTGCGGCGGCATTCGGGTTTGGGGTGCTGACGGAGATGCAGCAAACCCGCTTTGACTGGAACGGCGAGCCCACTACGCTGCTGGACGCCACCGATGTGGTCAGCGGCGTGTCGGGCGGCAGCATTGTGGCCGCCTACTTTGCTGCCCACGGCATCGAGGGGCTGCCGCGTTTTGAGCAAGACTTTCTGCGCCAGAACTTTCAAAACAGCCTCATCACCCAGGCCCTGCGGCCCGGCAACCTGATCGACCTCACCTCGCCCTGGCTGGGGCGCACCCACTTACTCGCCCGCCGCTTGGATGAGCTGTACGAAGGGCGCACCTTTGGCGATGTGGAAAAGCGCCCGCGCCACCCGCAGCTGTTCATCACCGCCACCGACATGTCGCTGGGCACGGGCTTTGAATTCACCTGGGAGCAGTTTGCGTTGATCTGCTCTGACCTGCGCAAAGTGCCCTTGTCGTTTGCGGTGGCGGCTTCCTCGGCCGTGCCCTTGCTGCTCAGCCCTGTCACTTTGCGCAACTACGCCGACCAATGCCCCGAGCGCCAACGCACCACCACCGTCGCCGCTGAGCGCGCCGCGGCCAACGACTACCGCGCGCGCCTGTACCGTGCGCACGAGCTGAGCTACCAAGACGCCGAGCGCAGGCCCTACATCCACCTGGTGGATGGGGGGCTGGCAGACAACCTGGGCGTGCAGCGCTTGCTGGACCGTGCCATGGCCGTTGGTGGCCTGCGCGAGACCTTCAGCGAAGTGGGCATCCCCCCGCGCAGCATCCGCAAGCTGGTGCTCATTACCGTGAATGCCGAGCGCGACCCTTCGTACCACATCGATGCGCAGGACAACGTGCCCAACATCGCGCAGGTGGTGGACACCCTGCTGTTTGGCGCCGGTTCGCGTTCCACCCGCGAGACGCAGGAGTTTCTGCGCGACATCACCCAGCGCTGGCGCAAATCCCTGGCCGAGGGCGCACGCGGCGGCTTTGATGCGTTTGCCGACGATGCCGAGGTCCACGTCATCCCCGTCAACCTGCGCGATGCCCCAGACGCCGTGGCACGCCGCAGGCTGCTGCAAGTGCCCACGGCGTTCTCGATTGCACCCGACGAAGTCACCGGGCTCATCGAAGCCGGGGGCAGCGTGCTGCGCCATTCGCCAGAGTTTCAGGCGCTGGTGCGGTCGCTGAAGGGAGCGGCTGCACCACCTGCACCACCTGCACCACCTGCACGGCTGCAGGCGCAGGATTGA
- a CDS encoding HAD family phosphatase: protein MKFEAILFDCDGVLVDSEPITNGVLCAMLNEAGWAIGAQECMDIFIGKTVRSEAARIEAHTGQPLTDAWMAAFYARRNAELEARLTAIEHIHPAIERVHAHHGGRIACASGADRFKVEMQLAKVGLARFFEGRVFSGHEMPATKPAPDVYLAAAAALQTPPQRCAVVEDTVTGVTAGVAAGATVFAYAPLDDGAALRAAGAVHVFRSMADLPALLGC from the coding sequence ATGAAATTTGAAGCAATATTGTTTGATTGCGATGGCGTTTTGGTCGACAGCGAACCGATCACCAACGGCGTGCTGTGCGCCATGCTCAATGAAGCCGGCTGGGCCATCGGCGCGCAAGAATGCATGGACATCTTCATTGGCAAGACCGTGCGCAGCGAGGCCGCGCGCATCGAGGCGCACACCGGCCAGCCGCTGACGGACGCCTGGATGGCCGCGTTCTACGCGCGGCGCAACGCCGAGCTGGAGGCCCGCCTCACGGCCATTGAGCACATCCACCCTGCCATTGAACGGGTGCACGCTCACCATGGCGGGCGCATCGCCTGTGCCTCGGGGGCCGATCGGTTCAAGGTCGAGATGCAACTGGCCAAGGTGGGGCTCGCCCGCTTCTTTGAAGGCCGCGTTTTCAGCGGCCACGAAATGCCCGCCACCAAGCCCGCCCCCGATGTGTACCTGGCCGCTGCCGCCGCATTGCAAACCCCACCGCAGCGCTGCGCGGTGGTGGAAGACACCGTGACCGGCGTCACGGCCGGGGTGGCGGCCGGTGCCACCGTGTTCGCCTACGCGCCTCTGGACGACGGCGCTGCGCTGCGCGCCGCAGGGGCCGTGCATGTGTTTCGCAGCATGGCCGATTTGCCTGCACTGCTGGGCTGCTGA
- a CDS encoding YchJ family protein: MNPKKAAPATAACPCGRQQGTGAKAQPVAYAECCGRYLDHWDTQPAPDAEHLMRSRYTAFVRERSDYLQATWHPSHRPVSLDFDPATQWLGLEVRGHWVQDADHAEVEFVARHRQGGRAVRLHERSRFVREGGRWFYVDGDMNP; this comes from the coding sequence TTGAACCCCAAGAAAGCGGCCCCTGCCACGGCGGCCTGCCCCTGTGGCCGCCAGCAAGGCACGGGCGCCAAAGCCCAACCCGTGGCGTATGCCGAATGCTGCGGCCGCTACCTGGACCACTGGGACACCCAGCCCGCCCCTGACGCCGAGCACCTCATGCGATCGCGCTACACCGCCTTTGTGCGTGAGCGCTCCGACTATCTGCAGGCCACCTGGCACCCCAGCCACCGCCCTGTGTCGCTGGACTTTGACCCTGCCACGCAGTGGCTGGGCCTGGAGGTGCGCGGCCACTGGGTGCAAGACGCCGACCACGCCGAAGTCGAATTCGTCGCCCGCCACCGGCAGGGCGGCCGCGCCGTGCGCTTGCACGAACGCAGCCGCTTTGTGCGCGAAGGCGGGCGCTGGTTCTATGTGGATGGTGACATGAACCCCTGA
- a CDS encoding DUF4197 domain-containing protein produces MQRRHFHQASAGALGALLLAIDSRAWALSLGDLTNADASSGLKAALAQGAQAAVSLLGRTDGFLGNPQVRIGLPGYLQDAAKVMKSMGQGKRIDELVTSINRAAEAAVPMGKDLLVGAVQSMSVTDAKNILAGGDTSVTQFFVTKTRAPLAERFLPVVNQATEKVGLTQKYNAFAGKAASFGLLKPEESNLATYVTGKTLDGLFFMIGEEERKIRQNPAGAGSAILQKVFGALR; encoded by the coding sequence ATGCAGCGCCGCCATTTCCACCAAGCCAGCGCAGGGGCGCTGGGTGCCCTGTTGCTGGCCATCGATTCCCGGGCCTGGGCCCTGTCGCTGGGCGACTTGACCAACGCCGACGCCTCCAGTGGCCTCAAGGCCGCCCTGGCGCAAGGCGCGCAGGCAGCGGTGTCCTTGCTCGGGCGCACCGACGGGTTTTTGGGCAACCCGCAGGTGCGCATCGGCCTGCCGGGCTACCTGCAAGACGCGGCCAAGGTCATGAAGTCCATGGGCCAGGGCAAGCGCATTGACGAACTGGTCACCTCCATCAACCGCGCCGCCGAGGCCGCCGTGCCCATGGGCAAAGACCTGCTGGTGGGCGCTGTGCAGTCCATGAGCGTGACCGACGCCAAGAACATCCTGGCTGGCGGCGATACCTCTGTCACCCAGTTCTTCGTCACCAAGACCCGCGCCCCGCTGGCCGAGCGCTTTTTGCCCGTGGTGAACCAGGCCACCGAAAAAGTCGGCCTGACCCAGAAGTACAACGCATTTGCGGGCAAGGCCGCCAGCTTTGGCCTGCTCAAGCCCGAAGAGTCCAACCTGGCCACCTACGTCACCGGCAAAACGCTGGACGGCCTGTTCTTCATGATCGGTGAGGAAGAGCGCAAGATCCGCCAGAACCCCGCCGGGGCGGGCAGCGCCATCTTGCAAAAGGTGTTCGGGGCCTTGCGTTGA
- a CDS encoding DUF421 domain-containing protein, which yields MWQLSVPWWEFVVRGMVVYVFLLVFLRLTGKRQTGQYAPYDLVLLLVLSNAVQNSMNAGDNSLVGGLISALTLIGCHVVLARLTFRSPRLARWVDGTPQVLVDKGQVNERLMREELITADDLGAALRASGCLALHEVERATIETNGQITVVLKPRSTP from the coding sequence ATGTGGCAATTGAGCGTGCCGTGGTGGGAGTTTGTCGTGCGGGGCATGGTGGTGTATGTCTTCCTGCTGGTGTTTTTGCGGCTGACGGGCAAACGCCAAACCGGGCAGTACGCGCCCTACGACCTGGTGCTGCTGCTGGTGCTGTCCAACGCGGTGCAAAACTCGATGAACGCGGGCGACAACTCGCTGGTGGGCGGGCTGATTTCGGCGCTGACGCTGATCGGCTGCCACGTGGTGTTGGCGCGGTTGACCTTCCGGTCCCCCCGCCTAGCGCGCTGGGTGGATGGCACACCCCAGGTGCTGGTGGACAAGGGGCAGGTGAACGAGCGGCTGATGCGCGAGGAGCTGATCACCGCCGACGACCTGGGCGCCGCCTTGCGCGCCAGCGGCTGCCTGGCATTGCACGAGGTGGAGCGCGCCACCATCGAGACCAACGGCCAGATCACGGTGGTGCTGAAGCCGCGCAGCACACCCTGA
- a CDS encoding acyl-CoA dehydrogenase family protein, with the protein MLLTQDQEMIRDAVRDFAQTELWPHAARWDKEHHFPKEAHQGLAALGAYGICVPEEFGGAHLDYVTLALVLEEIAAGDGGTSTAISVTNCPVNAILMRYGNAQQKRDWLTPLARGEMLGAFCLTEPHVGSDASALRTTAVKQGDEYVINGVKQFITSGKNGHVAIVIAVTDKGAGKKGMSAFLVPTSNPGYVVARLEDKLGQHSSDTAQINFDNCRIPAENLIGAEGEGYKIALGALEGGRIGIAAQSVGMARSAFDVALAYSKERESFGTAIFNHQAVGFRLAECATQIEAARQLIWHAAALRDAGKPCLKEAAMAKLFASEMAERVCSAAIQTLGGYGVVNDFPVERIYRDVRVCQIYEGTSDVQKILIQRALA; encoded by the coding sequence ATGCTGCTCACCCAAGACCAGGAAATGATCCGCGACGCCGTGCGCGATTTTGCCCAAACCGAGCTGTGGCCCCACGCCGCCCGCTGGGACAAGGAACACCACTTTCCCAAAGAGGCCCACCAGGGCCTGGCCGCCCTGGGCGCCTACGGCATTTGCGTACCCGAAGAGTTCGGCGGCGCCCACCTCGACTACGTCACGTTGGCCCTGGTGCTGGAAGAAATCGCGGCGGGCGATGGCGGCACCAGCACCGCCATCAGCGTGACCAACTGCCCGGTCAACGCCATCCTCATGCGCTACGGCAACGCCCAGCAAAAGCGCGACTGGCTCACGCCCCTGGCGCGCGGCGAAATGCTGGGCGCCTTCTGCCTGACCGAGCCGCACGTGGGGTCTGATGCGTCGGCTTTGCGGACTACCGCCGTGAAGCAGGGCGACGAATATGTGATCAACGGCGTCAAGCAGTTCATCACCAGCGGCAAGAACGGCCACGTGGCCATCGTGATCGCCGTCACCGACAAGGGCGCGGGCAAGAAGGGCATGAGCGCTTTCCTCGTGCCCACCAGCAACCCCGGCTACGTGGTGGCGCGGCTCGAAGACAAGCTGGGCCAGCACAGCAGCGACACGGCGCAGATCAACTTCGACAACTGCCGCATCCCGGCCGAGAACCTGATCGGTGCCGAGGGCGAGGGCTACAAGATCGCCCTGGGCGCGCTCGAAGGCGGCCGCATCGGCATCGCCGCCCAAAGCGTGGGCATGGCGCGCAGCGCGTTCGACGTGGCGCTGGCGTATTCCAAAGAGCGCGAAAGCTTTGGCACCGCCATCTTCAACCACCAGGCGGTCGGCTTTCGCCTGGCCGAGTGCGCCACGCAGATCGAGGCCGCGCGCCAGCTCATCTGGCACGCCGCCGCGCTGCGCGATGCGGGCAAGCCTTGCCTGAAGGAAGCCGCCATGGCCAAGCTGTTTGCCAGCGAGATGGCCGAGCGCGTGTGCAGCGCTGCCATCCAGACGCTGGGCGGCTACGGCGTGGTGAACGACTTCCCGGTGGAGCGCATTTACCGCGACGTGCGCGTGTGCCAGATCTACGAAGGCACGAGCGATGTGCAGAAGATCCTCATCCAGCGTGCGCTGGCCTAA
- a CDS encoding SDR family oxidoreductase, which translates to MKSILIIGASRGIGLELVRQYTEAGRRVIATVRDDAGRERVQALGADVLTVDVANPASVSGLAWQLDGEKLDLALYVAGVIRRPNALTPPTQQDFDAVMHTNVLGAMQAIPQVAPLVADAGGVFAFLSSSMSQIGSVPNSESWLYRTSKAALNMAVAAAQHNYPGATLVTIDPGWVQTDMGGGTAPLTVEDSVRGLRNTLASVTAADKGRLLHHDGRRASHW; encoded by the coding sequence ATGAAATCCATCCTCATCATCGGCGCCTCCCGTGGCATTGGCCTGGAGCTGGTGCGCCAGTACACCGAAGCGGGCCGCCGCGTGATCGCCACCGTGCGCGACGACGCCGGGCGCGAGCGCGTGCAGGCCCTGGGCGCAGACGTGCTCACCGTGGACGTAGCCAACCCCGCCAGCGTCAGCGGCCTGGCTTGGCAGCTGGACGGTGAAAAGCTCGACCTGGCGCTGTACGTGGCGGGCGTCATCCGCCGCCCCAACGCGCTGACGCCCCCTACGCAGCAAGACTTTGATGCCGTCATGCACACCAACGTGCTGGGCGCCATGCAGGCCATCCCGCAGGTGGCCCCGCTGGTGGCCGATGCGGGCGGCGTGTTTGCCTTCCTCTCATCGTCCATGTCGCAGATCGGCAGCGTGCCCAACAGCGAATCGTGGCTGTACCGCACCAGCAAGGCCGCGCTCAACATGGCCGTGGCGGCGGCCCAGCACAACTACCCCGGCGCCACGCTGGTCACCATCGACCCCGGCTGGGTTCAGACCGACATGGGCGGCGGCACCGCGCCGCTGACGGTGGAGGACAGCGTGCGCGGCTTGCGCAACACCCTGGCCAGCGTGACCGCTGCCGACAAAGGGCGGCTGCTGCACCACGATGGCCGCCGCGCCAGCCACTGGTAG
- a CDS encoding pyridoxamine 5'-phosphate oxidase family protein produces the protein MIDTLEQLRSLYAQPAERALRKQQPLLDAHCQHFIALSPFCVVASAGATTALGGPGGALLDASPRGGAPGFVKTPDAQTLLLPDSGGNNRLDTLTNLLADPRIGLLFMIPGVDETLRVNGTARLREETAFTDLFAAERQRPRLVIEVRVAEAYLHCSKAFMRSRLWQADAQVDRSVLPSMNQMIHDQIGLATEPETHAAMLQRYRAQLAQEQQLGDA, from the coding sequence ATGATCGACACCCTGGAGCAGCTGCGCAGCCTGTACGCCCAACCCGCCGAGCGGGCCCTGCGCAAACAGCAACCGTTGCTGGACGCCCATTGCCAGCACTTCATCGCTCTCTCGCCGTTTTGTGTTGTGGCCTCTGCCGGTGCCACCACAGCGCTGGGTGGGCCGGGCGGGGCGCTGCTCGATGCGTCCCCGCGCGGTGGCGCACCAGGCTTTGTCAAAACGCCCGATGCCCAGACGCTGCTGCTGCCTGACTCGGGCGGCAACAACCGGCTCGACACCCTGACCAACCTGCTGGCCGACCCGCGCATCGGCCTGCTGTTCATGATTCCCGGCGTGGACGAAACCCTGCGCGTGAACGGCACCGCCCGGCTGCGCGAAGAGACCGCTTTCACCGACCTGTTTGCCGCCGAGCGCCAGCGCCCCCGGCTGGTCATCGAGGTGCGGGTGGCCGAGGCCTATTTGCACTGCTCCAAGGCCTTCATGCGCTCGCGCCTGTGGCAGGCCGATGCGCAGGTAGACCGCAGCGTGCTGCCGTCCATGAACCAGATGATCCACGACCAGATCGGCCTGGCCACCGAGCCCGAAACCCACGCGGCGATGCTGCAGCGCTACCGCGCCCAACTGGCGCAAGAGCAGCAGTTGGGCGATGCGTGA
- a CDS encoding DUF695 domain-containing protein: protein MPSTPHIAAFWRDFAAAEATLQAVPLRERVEQANDLLTPHVQGLALEMQGGPDDEVIELIVTAHGSIENFPLLSQVVAAAPKLAHYRVTAFRERSKHPDFPIGMDGFELSTNDVLVALQQDNGQVALELRFAREIPHDFEDHARHMTFIMMDHVLGEFDFAVKVGAVDFVGEDYDQDATWTPLGQLQPVFDAYWVQTLGRTGHFPTGEPSWDGLELQFNCAVDDEGNDVEDGDGEGDGEGPQETGVVMINTSANAVAMRADLAYALTLDLAVPDSETLTAVQDLHDQAATLLQIPQLGILAMTLMRAGRRQALYYVSDEQLAKQTLAPLLLRDEAASLELKVGFDPAWSGYFEYAGYLS from the coding sequence ATGCCGTCCACACCCCACATCGCCGCGTTCTGGCGCGATTTCGCAGCCGCCGAAGCCACCCTCCAGGCCGTGCCGCTGCGCGAGCGCGTGGAGCAGGCCAACGACCTGCTGACGCCCCATGTGCAGGGCCTGGCGCTGGAGATGCAGGGCGGTCCGGACGACGAAGTGATCGAGCTGATCGTCACCGCGCACGGCAGCATTGAAAACTTTCCGCTGCTCTCGCAGGTGGTGGCTGCCGCCCCCAAGCTGGCGCACTACCGGGTGACCGCGTTCCGCGAGCGCAGCAAGCACCCTGACTTCCCCATCGGCATGGACGGGTTCGAACTTTCCACCAACGACGTGCTGGTAGCGCTGCAGCAAGACAACGGCCAGGTGGCGCTGGAGCTGCGCTTTGCCCGCGAGATTCCGCACGACTTTGAGGACCATGCCCGTCACATGACCTTCATCATGATGGACCACGTGCTGGGTGAATTCGACTTTGCCGTGAAGGTGGGCGCGGTGGACTTTGTGGGCGAAGACTACGACCAGGACGCGACCTGGACGCCGCTGGGCCAGCTGCAGCCCGTGTTCGATGCCTACTGGGTGCAGACCCTGGGACGCACCGGCCACTTCCCCACGGGCGAGCCCAGTTGGGACGGGCTGGAGCTGCAGTTCAACTGTGCGGTGGACGACGAAGGCAATGACGTCGAAGACGGCGATGGGGAGGGGGACGGCGAAGGCCCGCAAGAAACCGGCGTGGTGATGATCAACACCAGCGCCAACGCCGTGGCCATGCGCGCCGACCTGGCCTACGCCCTGACGTTGGACCTGGCCGTGCCCGACAGCGAGACCCTCACGGCAGTGCAAGACCTGCACGACCAGGCCGCCACGCTGCTGCAAATCCCGCAGCTGGGCATTTTGGCGATGACGCTGATGCGCGCTGGCCGCCGCCAAGCCCTGTACTACGTGAGCGACGAGCAACTGGCCAAGCAAACCCTGGCGCCTTTGCTGCTGCGTGACGAGGCCGCCTCGCTGGAGCTGAAGGTGGGGTTTGACCCCGCTTGGTCGGGCTACTTTGAGTACGCGGGCTACCTGTCCTGA
- a CDS encoding acetyl-CoA C-acyltransferase, producing the protein MPTPHTPAHQDPIVITGAARTPMGALQGDFAALAAHDLGGAAIQAAVQRAGIAPSAVGEVLFGNCLMAGQGQAPARQAAFKAGLPKEAGAVTLSKMCGSGMKAAMMAHDMLLAGTHDVMVAGGMESMTNAPYLLQKGRGGYRLGHDRIFDHMMLDGLEDAYEAGRSMGTFGEDCAAKYQFTREQQDAFATASVQRAKAATESGAFAAEIAPVTVKTRAGEVVVSVDEGPGKVKLEKIATLKPAFKKDGTITAASSSSINDGAAALVLMRQSTAQQLGSQPVARIVAHATHAQEPEWFATAPVGATHKVLAKAGWQVGDVDLWEINEAFAVVPMALMKELNLPHDKVNVNGGACALGHPIGASGARIIVTLIHALQARGLRRGVATLCIGGGEATAMAIELV; encoded by the coding sequence ATGCCGACACCTCACACACCAGCCCACCAAGACCCTATCGTCATCACCGGCGCCGCGCGCACGCCCATGGGCGCGCTGCAGGGCGACTTTGCTGCGCTGGCTGCGCACGACCTGGGCGGCGCAGCCATCCAGGCCGCTGTGCAGCGTGCCGGCATTGCCCCCAGCGCCGTGGGTGAGGTGCTGTTTGGCAACTGCCTGATGGCAGGCCAGGGCCAGGCCCCCGCACGCCAAGCCGCCTTCAAGGCCGGCTTGCCCAAAGAGGCGGGCGCTGTCACCCTCAGCAAGATGTGCGGATCGGGCATGAAAGCCGCCATGATGGCGCACGACATGCTGCTGGCCGGCACCCACGACGTGATGGTGGCGGGCGGCATGGAAAGCATGACTAATGCCCCCTACCTGCTGCAAAAAGGGCGCGGCGGCTACCGCCTGGGCCACGACCGCATCTTTGACCACATGATGCTCGACGGCCTGGAAGACGCCTACGAGGCTGGCCGCTCCATGGGCACCTTTGGTGAAGACTGCGCCGCCAAGTACCAGTTCACCCGCGAGCAGCAAGACGCCTTTGCCACGGCCAGCGTGCAGCGCGCCAAGGCCGCTACCGAGTCTGGCGCATTCGCCGCCGAGATCGCGCCCGTCACCGTCAAGACCCGTGCGGGCGAGGTGGTTGTGTCGGTGGACGAAGGCCCAGGCAAGGTCAAGCTCGAAAAGATCGCCACCTTGAAGCCCGCCTTCAAGAAAGACGGCACCATCACCGCCGCCTCCAGCTCCAGCATCAACGACGGCGCTGCGGCGCTGGTGCTCATGCGCCAGTCCACTGCCCAGCAGCTGGGCAGCCAGCCCGTGGCCCGCATCGTGGCCCACGCCACGCATGCGCAAGAGCCCGAATGGTTTGCCACCGCACCCGTGGGCGCCACGCACAAGGTGCTGGCCAAGGCGGGCTGGCAGGTGGGCGATGTGGATCTGTGGGAGATCAACGAAGCCTTCGCCGTGGTGCCCATGGCCCTCATGAAAGAGCTGAACCTGCCCCACGACAAGGTCAACGTCAACGGCGGCGCCTGCGCGCTGGGCCACCCCATCGGTGCCAGCGGTGCGCGCATCATCGTCACGCTGATCCATGCCCTCCAGGCCAGGGGCCTGCGCCGTGGCGTGGCCACGCTGTGCATTGGTGGGGGCGAGGCCACGGCCATGGCCATTGAGCTGGTGTGA